The Leucobacter viscericola genome includes a window with the following:
- a CDS encoding beta strand repeat-containing protein: MNRFRSHADHRVLTAVVAIAAVLAILVGAGISAAQAAIGSVSGVTISVVSDGTVPFDADDAPGNDSGATNGIVRTSDFITYQWAYSVATAGDITLRQTLPTGLKWDASSTTNCSQGASAIAGQVLTCTIVNASAGAGAYNVKAKVLNVANGASVAASVTATTGGVTSNTVNTAVSAAPKAMLDAYLPTSVGPVYVLGTGVNAGIPGFRFPFSADLYMPIDASKGVRGLESLQSPLTFTVQPPAAYPTATLWSCGVGGLSPTTQPSPNGGGTNAVIASGSWTCAQPGGPGTPITVTVTGANTTLDTYPSRSVLGNLLDATKAYFAVGSVNWWIPESAFPTGAITSFTTQVTGYDPNGLSGASNFGTGYAPAQEPGAPCITTKTPSSNCATLTLDRLNTNLQISSSVQASTSTTSTPIPGGTVTTAGDGPVTPGQSFAFRTGVTNRATNGPATGVTVCAKWDPALATIDDTQPPVVILGVTSLAYVVEYGNHVFASDALRRTGTCDAAGDPEWYSSIAAAGGPSAVTQVRVRMLDPYPAGSGSTTMIVPVIRTTQPLPDGSPVPFFFAMQSSAGNQVSSYVPATNANSSSGGRALAASAAVRNTVSWDASSGVPGDVRQVSVQPTVTTPDGATGVTAQDVRVSVTLSSPCAAYQVGSASLTPISVTPPTPGSCTGGGAGQTLVFDLGPWPVNTPVPAVNFNTVLSPLTATPSSIVATSTITSASDLSTNASAVRTASSTLPVSALASFGVTKTSSASTATPGVPYTYTIGWANRLPTTAGTASFVDVLPFNGDSRGTTGLSGLTVNSVTTSKPAVTVWYTSDPSAAVETAVHADPSGMTGVTWSTVKPATVTAIQFRTDELVSGTVESADINVTPGTLSRSGTIKNDVWGKASGIPAPVQGASLVTMTSSTAELSGNVYNDLDYSFSKTPGDTPVPNPTVRITGGYSFGPDGVDNGGTGDDVPVTVPIDAEGQANGDYLFPGVLPGRYTVEATAPAGSNVAVSPPMPILLASGATVTGKDFGIQVDVTPSVAVDDVTSVPMDAGATPIDVLANDEINDSSAVVTATGATSNGGTVTIAADGKSVNYTPAAGFAGTDTFTYTITDKARHTSTATVTVNVVAAPAAQNDTAQTGEDQAVTVDVLANDLGVDLRVTGTGSNLDGTVAINPDNTVTFTPNTGFTGATTFTYTVTDSAGQTDSATVTINVIARPIARDDSATVAQGSTVTVNVLANDDATQPTVTSATSANGSAVVNPDNTVSFTPSPGFSGPAVVDYTITDAVGQTASARIFVTVVEGPVARDDSATTGQGVPVLVDVLANDDGDNLTVTIASDPANGTAIVESDGRVTNTPVAGFAGTDTFEYTVTDPVGQTSTATVTITVVAGPVAVDDSALTPEDTAVTVDLLANDVGEGLTLTAVGTSADGTIVNNGDGTITFTPNAGFTGATEFTYTVTDSFSNTSTGNVTIRVVQRPAATDDFVATPQGQAVVIDAIANDSGTGLAVTALDVNVNGTATIEADGTVKFTPNAGFVGDTEVGYTITDVVGQTATGTIHIRVVQNPVANPDVAKTPQTTAVTVPVLANDTGDSLSVTSIGAITSRGAAAAAVTAASGTAVINADGTITFTPASGFSGVVTIPYTVTDGIGQTSTTTLTVTVVRAPLAPDVSATTKTATPVTVRPMDKVTGENPRIISVGTTADGTAVLNADGTVTFTARKGFTGKATFTYTVIDDFSQVTVGTITVTVTGESGPPTPPPTTPPVPPTTPPGGTPVGGPTGGLVNTGGDIAGFGIAAVVLLLLGGATVVLARRRRRER; this comes from the coding sequence GTGAACCGTTTTCGCTCCCACGCTGATCACCGCGTACTGACGGCGGTGGTTGCCATTGCCGCGGTCTTAGCAATACTCGTCGGGGCGGGGATCTCGGCCGCCCAGGCGGCCATCGGTTCCGTTTCGGGCGTGACCATTTCGGTGGTGTCAGACGGCACGGTTCCCTTCGACGCCGACGATGCCCCCGGCAACGACTCTGGCGCGACCAACGGCATCGTGCGCACGAGCGACTTCATTACGTATCAGTGGGCCTACTCGGTGGCGACCGCCGGTGACATCACCCTGAGGCAGACGCTGCCCACGGGATTGAAGTGGGACGCCTCTTCAACAACGAACTGTTCGCAGGGCGCCAGCGCCATCGCGGGTCAGGTGCTCACCTGCACGATCGTGAACGCGTCAGCGGGAGCGGGGGCCTACAACGTCAAAGCGAAGGTGCTGAACGTTGCGAACGGTGCCTCGGTGGCGGCCTCGGTTACGGCAACGACGGGCGGCGTGACCTCAAACACCGTCAACACCGCTGTGTCGGCGGCTCCGAAGGCGATGCTGGACGCCTACCTGCCCACCAGTGTCGGCCCCGTCTACGTGCTCGGAACAGGCGTCAACGCGGGCATTCCCGGCTTTCGTTTCCCTTTCTCAGCCGACCTCTACATGCCAATTGATGCGTCAAAGGGCGTGCGCGGCCTTGAGTCTCTGCAATCCCCACTGACCTTCACGGTGCAGCCCCCAGCGGCGTACCCCACAGCCACGCTGTGGAGCTGCGGGGTTGGCGGCCTATCACCCACGACTCAGCCCTCGCCCAACGGCGGCGGCACGAACGCGGTGATCGCCTCGGGTTCTTGGACGTGCGCGCAGCCCGGTGGCCCAGGCACTCCCATCACGGTGACCGTGACCGGCGCTAATACGACCCTCGACACCTATCCCTCACGCAGCGTGCTGGGTAACCTGCTCGACGCCACGAAGGCCTACTTCGCGGTTGGCTCGGTGAACTGGTGGATCCCAGAGTCCGCCTTCCCAACCGGAGCAATCACCAGCTTCACGACTCAGGTCACGGGCTACGACCCCAACGGCCTCTCGGGTGCTTCGAACTTTGGCACTGGGTACGCCCCCGCGCAAGAACCGGGCGCTCCCTGCATCACGACCAAGACTCCCAGCAGCAACTGTGCGACCCTCACGCTCGACCGGTTGAATACCAACCTGCAGATCTCCTCCTCGGTTCAGGCGTCAACGTCGACCACTTCGACGCCGATTCCAGGCGGAACCGTAACGACGGCCGGTGACGGCCCCGTGACCCCGGGTCAAAGCTTCGCCTTCAGAACGGGTGTCACTAACCGCGCCACAAACGGCCCCGCAACGGGCGTCACCGTGTGTGCGAAGTGGGATCCTGCCCTCGCGACGATCGATGACACGCAACCTCCCGTGGTGATCTTGGGGGTCACGAGCCTCGCCTACGTGGTCGAATACGGTAATCACGTGTTTGCGAGTGACGCACTTCGCAGAACCGGCACCTGTGATGCCGCGGGCGATCCCGAGTGGTACTCCTCGATCGCGGCGGCCGGTGGCCCCAGCGCTGTGACCCAGGTGCGCGTGCGCATGCTCGACCCCTACCCGGCGGGCAGCGGATCCACGACCATGATCGTGCCGGTCATTCGCACAACCCAGCCGCTGCCCGATGGCTCGCCCGTCCCGTTCTTCTTCGCGATGCAGTCCAGCGCTGGCAACCAGGTCTCGAGCTACGTGCCCGCGACCAACGCGAACTCCAGCTCTGGCGGCCGCGCGCTTGCCGCCTCGGCCGCGGTGCGAAACACGGTTTCGTGGGACGCGAGTTCGGGTGTGCCCGGTGACGTGCGCCAGGTATCGGTGCAGCCCACCGTCACTACACCTGACGGCGCGACGGGTGTAACTGCCCAAGACGTTCGGGTGAGTGTGACCCTGTCGAGCCCGTGTGCCGCATATCAGGTTGGATCGGCGTCGCTCACTCCCATTTCAGTGACGCCGCCCACTCCGGGTTCTTGCACTGGCGGTGGAGCGGGGCAGACCCTTGTGTTCGATCTCGGCCCCTGGCCGGTCAACACTCCGGTGCCTGCGGTCAACTTTAATACGGTGCTGAGTCCGCTGACTGCAACGCCCTCGTCTATTGTGGCCACGTCGACGATCACGTCGGCGTCAGACCTCTCTACGAACGCGAGTGCGGTTCGCACCGCATCGTCCACCTTGCCGGTCAGTGCCCTTGCGAGCTTCGGCGTCACCAAAACCTCCTCGGCTTCAACCGCGACCCCCGGCGTGCCCTACACGTACACGATCGGTTGGGCGAACCGATTGCCAACGACAGCGGGCACCGCGTCGTTTGTTGACGTGCTGCCGTTCAACGGCGACAGCCGCGGCACGACGGGTCTGAGTGGCCTGACGGTGAACTCGGTCACGACCTCGAAGCCCGCGGTCACGGTCTGGTACACCTCCGACCCGTCGGCCGCTGTCGAAACGGCGGTGCACGCGGACCCCTCCGGCATGACCGGGGTCACCTGGTCGACGGTTAAGCCCGCGACGGTGACGGCGATCCAGTTCCGCACCGATGAGCTGGTATCTGGAACAGTCGAGTCCGCAGACATTAACGTCACTCCCGGCACACTCTCGCGATCCGGAACCATCAAAAACGACGTGTGGGGCAAAGCGAGCGGCATCCCAGCGCCCGTGCAGGGGGCCTCGCTCGTCACGATGACCTCGTCAACGGCCGAGCTCTCGGGCAACGTCTACAACGATCTCGATTATTCGTTCTCAAAGACCCCGGGTGACACCCCGGTGCCGAATCCGACGGTGCGCATCACGGGTGGTTACTCCTTCGGCCCTGACGGCGTCGACAACGGTGGCACTGGCGACGACGTGCCCGTCACGGTGCCGATTGATGCCGAGGGGCAAGCGAACGGCGATTACCTGTTCCCGGGTGTGCTCCCGGGCAGGTACACGGTCGAGGCGACCGCTCCCGCTGGTTCGAACGTCGCGGTGTCGCCGCCGATGCCGATCCTGCTCGCGAGCGGGGCCACGGTCACCGGCAAGGACTTCGGCATTCAGGTCGACGTCACTCCGTCGGTTGCGGTCGACGACGTGACCTCCGTGCCCATGGACGCGGGTGCAACGCCCATTGACGTGCTCGCGAACGACGAGATCAACGATTCGTCTGCCGTGGTCACCGCGACCGGCGCAACCTCAAACGGCGGCACGGTCACCATCGCCGCAGACGGCAAGTCGGTCAACTACACGCCAGCCGCGGGATTTGCCGGCACCGACACCTTTACTTACACCATCACCGACAAGGCCCGGCACACCTCGACCGCCACGGTGACGGTGAACGTTGTGGCTGCCCCGGCAGCGCAAAACGACACGGCACAAACGGGTGAGGATCAGGCCGTGACCGTCGACGTGCTTGCGAACGACTTGGGCGTAGACCTGCGAGTGACCGGCACGGGATCGAACTTAGACGGCACCGTCGCGATCAACCCCGACAACACGGTCACCTTCACACCGAACACCGGGTTTACCGGGGCCACCACCTTCACCTACACAGTGACGGATAGCGCCGGGCAGACTGATTCGGCGACCGTTACGATCAATGTGATTGCCAGGCCCATCGCCCGCGACGACAGCGCGACAGTGGCTCAGGGTTCGACGGTCACCGTGAACGTGCTCGCCAACGACGACGCCACGCAGCCGACCGTCACGAGCGCGACGTCGGCCAATGGATCGGCGGTCGTGAACCCCGATAACACGGTGTCTTTCACTCCCTCACCGGGCTTCTCGGGGCCAGCCGTGGTCGACTACACGATCACGGACGCCGTGGGGCAGACGGCATCGGCGAGGATCTTCGTAACCGTTGTTGAGGGGCCGGTTGCCCGCGACGACAGCGCCACGACGGGGCAGGGTGTGCCCGTTCTTGTCGATGTGCTCGCGAACGACGACGGCGACAACCTCACCGTGACCATTGCCAGTGACCCGGCGAACGGAACAGCGATTGTGGAGTCCGACGGCAGGGTGACCAACACGCCGGTCGCCGGCTTCGCTGGCACCGACACCTTTGAGTACACGGTCACTGATCCCGTTGGTCAAACTTCGACCGCAACCGTCACCATCACGGTCGTCGCGGGGCCCGTCGCGGTTGACGACTCCGCGCTCACTCCAGAGGACACGGCCGTAACCGTCGACCTGCTCGCCAACGATGTGGGCGAGGGCCTCACCCTCACCGCGGTCGGCACGAGCGCCGACGGCACCATCGTCAATAACGGCGATGGCACCATCACCTTCACGCCAAACGCTGGTTTCACCGGGGCAACAGAGTTCACCTATACGGTGACCGATTCCTTCAGCAATACCTCGACCGGCAACGTGACGATCCGGGTTGTGCAGCGACCAGCCGCCACCGATGACTTTGTGGCGACTCCGCAGGGCCAGGCGGTTGTGATCGACGCGATTGCCAACGACTCGGGCACCGGGCTGGCGGTCACCGCGCTCGACGTGAACGTGAACGGCACGGCCACGATCGAGGCCGATGGCACGGTGAAGTTCACTCCGAACGCGGGCTTTGTTGGTGACACCGAGGTCGGGTACACCATCACCGATGTTGTCGGCCAGACCGCGACCGGCACAATCCATATTCGTGTGGTGCAGAACCCCGTGGCGAACCCCGATGTCGCAAAGACGCCGCAGACCACCGCGGTCACGGTGCCGGTGCTCGCCAACGATACGGGCGACTCGCTGTCGGTCACGAGCATCGGGGCGATCACGTCTCGTGGTGCCGCGGCGGCCGCGGTGACCGCCGCCTCGGGAACGGCCGTGATTAACGCCGACGGCACGATCACCTTTACACCGGCCAGTGGGTTCTCGGGGGTCGTCACCATTCCCTACACGGTGACCGACGGGATCGGCCAGACCTCAACAACCACACTCACCGTGACGGTTGTGCGTGCCCCGCTCGCCCCAGATGTGAGCGCGACCACCAAAACCGCCACACCCGTGACCGTGCGGCCGATGGACAAGGTGACGGGGGAGAACCCGCGGATCATCTCGGTCGGCACGACCGCCGATGGCACCGCCGTGCTGAACGCGGACGGCACCGTCACATTCACGGCTCGAAAGGGTTTCACGGGCAAGGCGACCTTCACCTACACCGTGATCGATGACTTCAGCCAGGTGACGGTCGGCACCATCACGGTGACCGTGACGGGGGAATCGGGGCCACCGACACCGCCGCCGACCACCCCACCCGTGCCGCCGACAACACCACCCGGTGGCACCCCGGTGGGTGGCCCGACCGGCGGCCTCGTCAACACCGGCGGTGACATCGCGGGGTTCGGGATCGCGGC
- a CDS encoding beta strand repeat-containing protein — MSSPQVLNSPRTAWLKRHRSLGIAVAILMVVAVVLTAGVTMARAAIGSVSEVTLSVVSDGTAPFDADNAAGNDSSSNNGIVRTGDFVTYRWAYSVATAGDVTFKQTLPAGMKWDAGSTTNCSEGAAAIAGQVLTCTIANAPSGSGAYNVKAKVLGLANGATPTVSVTATTGGVTSNNISVKVSASAPQAILDFSNAQIPNPAKGPGTFSGVDGIYVQDRVNLYMPVDPSKGVKGLQSLQNPMTFTVNLPSTPAGGVVRNCGTSPSTTGDPTVGGTSITCTQPGGAGTPITVSVTANSTVDSWPTKGASGAALPSDRAYFFSGALAVWYPLSSFPANTTTVIQEQATGFDPVGLDGSSNFGAGYAPNQQPGASCVPTLPGNCAKLSFNTSQVFVQDWRLWTSGTTGVPVAGASAVSDGTAPLYPGTKYRAYYNIQAGAANTPLDNLRECLVFDNTIVNVDPTVDTYLTVNSVRAASSDYVLEYGTGSFASDFERNNANCGSAGDGAAGWYSSIATVPGGAAAITSVRVRYLLSYPAGMNVAMYASMQRTSAPLVDGTRISIFSNWNADGTTGARQNNLGNSGKASIAEVRNTAAWDQATGAPGNVRQVTIKPSVSTPDGETWATAQDVRVTVKLPNACVTYQTGSASVTPVSVTPPVAGSCSASDPGQTVVFSLGPWPVNTPVPAITFNTIVSPLIATPSSQTVTSTITSASDLATDASGVRNASALLQVNSPAVFAVTKTSSSLTANPGVPFTYTIGWANRLTNTAGTGSFVDVLPFNGDSRGTTGLNGMTVDSVTPSAADTSVWYTSDVSAAVQAAVAANPSGMTGITWTDVKPATVTAIQFRTGELTPGTVQSADIVVTPGELSRTGVIKNDVWGKATAVTAPVQGASRVSMTSSAAELSGNVYKDVDYSFSRTAGDTPIANPVVKIVSGYGFGADGIDDGGMGDDVPLAAPITADSFANGDYDFPGVAPGKYNVELTAPNGTHVVVSPKQPIELANGATVTGKDFGVQADITPSVAKDDTKSVGINSTANTINVLANDTLNDASVKITKTGATSNGGTVSIAADGQTVSYTPAAGFVGDDTFTYTIADKSRQESSATVTVHVLAAPVAGNDTAQTGEKQAVTVNVLSNDTGINLQVTGKGANSDGAVVINADNTITYTPNSGFSGLTSFTYTVTDSVGQTATATVTVNVIAKPIARDDTATIAQGATATVAVLTNDTATLPRVTLASTNDGTVVVNADNTVSFTPATGFSGVAVVDYTITDTVGQSASAKLRVTVVKAPTATPDTATTGQDKPVTVDVLANDTGTNLSVAVTTAPTNGSTTVAADGRVTYTPAKGYTGTDTFSYTVTDSVGQTATATVTITVVAGPVAVDDSALTKEDTPVSIDVLSNDVGDGITLTSIGANSDGSIVDNGDGTVTFTPNSGFTGGTTFTYVETDKYGNTATGTVTVRVIQKPVATDDTATTAHHTAVSVDVLANDTGTGLTVTKVDDSTDGTAVIGSDGKVTFTPNDTFAGDTDLTYTITDVVGQTATAKIHVHVVAVPVANPDVVKTPQSTAVTVAVLGNDVGESLSVLGLGDLADTTAPTARTAPATTLELDGGTAVVNTDGTITFAPKAGYFGVVTIPYTVIDAVGQTAESNLTVTVVKAPTAPDVKTSTEQNTAVTVKPMDKVTGEKVTLISVSDPKDGAVKVNDDGTLTFTPNDGYAGTTSFTYTVADDLGQTATGTITVVVMKKAVPFVSPTEQPKPVVTVGGLALTGGDIAGVGIAAAILLALGGTALVLARRRRRGDRPAG; from the coding sequence CAACTACCGGTGGAGTCACCTCAAACAACATCTCGGTAAAAGTATCAGCGAGTGCACCGCAAGCGATTCTAGACTTTTCTAACGCTCAGATCCCAAACCCAGCAAAGGGGCCCGGAACGTTTAGTGGCGTCGACGGTATTTACGTTCAGGACCGGGTTAATCTTTACATGCCGGTCGATCCAAGTAAGGGCGTAAAGGGGCTGCAATCATTGCAAAACCCAATGACCTTTACGGTCAATCTTCCGTCAACTCCTGCTGGCGGAGTGGTACGAAACTGTGGCACCAGCCCATCCACGACGGGCGACCCAACTGTTGGTGGTACGTCAATCACTTGTACCCAGCCGGGCGGTGCAGGCACTCCGATTACTGTTTCGGTGACCGCGAACTCAACTGTAGATTCTTGGCCAACAAAGGGCGCGAGCGGTGCTGCTCTCCCATCGGACCGTGCATATTTCTTCTCAGGAGCGTTGGCAGTGTGGTATCCGCTGAGCAGCTTCCCCGCCAATACGACCACAGTGATTCAAGAACAGGCAACCGGATTTGACCCTGTTGGGTTGGACGGCTCTTCTAATTTCGGTGCGGGATACGCCCCAAATCAACAACCGGGTGCAAGCTGTGTCCCGACCTTACCTGGCAACTGCGCAAAGCTTTCCTTCAACACAAGTCAAGTCTTTGTTCAAGACTGGAGGTTGTGGACATCTGGAACGACTGGCGTGCCCGTTGCCGGGGCAAGCGCTGTAAGCGACGGCACAGCCCCCCTGTACCCCGGTACAAAGTACCGTGCGTACTACAACATTCAGGCGGGCGCAGCAAATACCCCACTCGATAACCTGCGTGAGTGCCTGGTGTTTGATAACACGATTGTGAACGTTGACCCCACCGTCGACACTTATTTGACCGTGAATTCAGTCAGGGCCGCGTCCAGTGACTATGTACTTGAATACGGAACCGGTTCATTCGCTTCAGATTTTGAACGGAACAATGCCAATTGTGGTTCTGCTGGTGACGGGGCTGCAGGATGGTATTCAAGTATTGCTACCGTCCCGGGTGGCGCGGCTGCGATCACTTCCGTACGTGTGCGTTACTTGCTTTCTTATCCAGCGGGAATGAACGTAGCTATGTATGCGTCGATGCAGCGCACATCGGCGCCGTTGGTCGACGGCACACGCATCAGTATTTTTAGCAACTGGAATGCGGACGGAACTACTGGGGCGCGTCAGAACAACCTTGGGAACAGCGGCAAGGCTTCGATCGCTGAGGTGAGGAATACCGCGGCTTGGGATCAGGCGACGGGTGCTCCGGGCAATGTTCGTCAGGTGACAATTAAGCCGTCAGTGTCGACTCCGGATGGTGAGACCTGGGCGACGGCGCAGGATGTTCGGGTGACTGTAAAGTTGCCGAACGCGTGCGTGACGTATCAGACGGGTTCTGCGTCGGTGACGCCGGTTTCTGTGACCCCGCCGGTTGCGGGTTCGTGTTCTGCATCTGATCCGGGTCAGACGGTTGTATTTAGCTTGGGGCCGTGGCCGGTGAATACGCCGGTGCCTGCGATCACATTTAACACGATCGTGTCGCCGTTGATCGCCACGCCTTCGTCACAGACGGTGACGTCGACGATCACGTCGGCGTCGGATCTCGCGACCGACGCGTCAGGAGTACGCAACGCGTCTGCTCTGCTGCAGGTGAATAGTCCCGCGGTCTTTGCGGTGACGAAGACCTCGTCGTCGTTGACGGCGAATCCGGGTGTGCCGTTTACGTACACGATTGGGTGGGCGAACCGCCTCACCAACACCGCCGGTACGGGGTCGTTTGTCGATGTGCTCCCCTTTAACGGGGATAGTCGTGGCACGACGGGTTTGAACGGAATGACCGTTGATTCAGTGACGCCGTCTGCTGCCGACACTTCGGTTTGGTACACGTCGGATGTGTCTGCTGCTGTGCAAGCGGCGGTTGCCGCGAACCCGTCGGGTATGACTGGGATCACATGGACCGACGTGAAGCCTGCGACGGTGACGGCGATCCAGTTCCGGACTGGGGAACTCACCCCAGGAACAGTTCAGTCCGCCGATATCGTGGTCACCCCAGGTGAGCTCTCGCGCACCGGCGTCATTAAGAACGACGTGTGGGGGAAGGCAACTGCGGTGACCGCCCCTGTGCAGGGAGCATCCCGAGTGTCGATGACCTCGTCGGCTGCGGAACTGTCGGGCAACGTATACAAGGACGTCGACTACTCGTTCTCGAGGACCGCCGGTGATACACCGATTGCGAATCCGGTCGTGAAGATCGTATCGGGATACGGGTTTGGTGCAGATGGCATTGATGACGGTGGCATGGGTGATGATGTGCCGCTCGCGGCTCCAATTACCGCGGACTCGTTCGCAAATGGTGACTACGACTTCCCGGGTGTTGCGCCCGGTAAGTACAACGTGGAGTTGACCGCACCCAACGGCACACACGTGGTGGTCTCCCCGAAGCAGCCGATCGAGCTCGCGAATGGTGCGACGGTGACGGGGAAGGACTTCGGGGTGCAGGCAGATATTACGCCGTCGGTCGCGAAGGACGACACCAAGTCCGTCGGCATCAACAGCACCGCGAACACTATTAATGTGTTGGCGAATGACACGCTCAATGACGCGTCGGTGAAGATCACCAAGACGGGTGCCACCTCGAATGGTGGGACCGTTTCGATCGCTGCCGACGGCCAGACGGTCAGCTACACGCCTGCGGCTGGGTTTGTGGGTGATGACACGTTCACGTACACGATTGCGGACAAGTCTCGCCAGGAATCTTCTGCGACAGTGACGGTGCACGTGCTGGCGGCACCTGTTGCTGGGAATGATACGGCGCAGACGGGTGAAAAGCAGGCTGTCACGGTGAACGTGCTCAGCAATGACACTGGCATCAACCTGCAGGTGACCGGGAAGGGTGCGAACTCTGACGGGGCCGTCGTGATTAACGCAGACAACACGATCACGTACACTCCGAACAGTGGGTTCAGCGGCCTGACCTCGTTCACGTACACGGTGACCGACAGCGTAGGCCAGACTGCCACCGCGACGGTCACGGTAAATGTGATCGCGAAGCCGATCGCTCGTGACGACACCGCAACAATCGCGCAGGGTGCAACCGCGACTGTGGCCGTGCTCACAAACGACACTGCGACGCTGCCTCGCGTCACACTCGCGAGCACGAACGATGGCACGGTTGTGGTGAATGCCGATAACACGGTCTCGTTCACCCCAGCCACTGGGTTCTCGGGTGTCGCGGTTGTGGATTACACGATCACGGACACCGTCGGACAGTCCGCGTCAGCGAAGCTGCGCGTCACGGTCGTGAAGGCCCCCACCGCTACCCCTGACACGGCGACGACGGGGCAAGACAAGCCGGTCACGGTTGATGTGCTCGCGAATGACACAGGCACGAACCTGTCTGTCGCGGTCACGACCGCTCCCACCAACGGCTCCACTACGGTGGCAGCGGATGGCCGGGTCACGTACACCCCCGCGAAGGGATACACCGGCACGGACACGTTCTCGTACACCGTCACCGACAGTGTCGGGCAGACCGCAACCGCGACCGTCACGATCACGGTGGTGGCGGGTCCGGTCGCGGTCGATGACAGTGCGCTGACGAAGGAAGACACGCCTGTCTCGATCGATGTGCTGAGTAATGATGTTGGTGACGGGATCACCCTCACCAGCATTGGCGCGAACAGTGATGGCAGCATCGTGGATAACGGTGATGGTACGGTCACGTTCACCCCAAACAGCGGGTTTACCGGTGGTACGACGTTCACGTATGTCGAGACCGACAAGTACGGCAACACTGCCACCGGCACCGTTACCGTCCGTGTGATCCAGAAACCCGTCGCAACCGATGACACCGCGACGACCGCACACCACACGGCTGTCTCGGTTGATGTGCTCGCGAACGATACCGGGACCGGGCTCACCGTGACGAAGGTTGACGACAGCACGGATGGCACCGCGGTGATTGGGTCGGATGGGAAGGTGACGTTCACCCCGAACGACACCTTCGCAGGCGACACTGACCTCACGTACACGATCACGGATGTCGTCGGACAAACCGCGACCGCGAAGATCCACGTGCACGTGGTTGCGGTTCCGGTCGCGAACCCCGATGTGGTGAAGACCCCGCAGTCGACCGCGGTCACGGTTGCGGTCCTGGGGAACGATGTGGGTGAATCCTTGTCGGTGCTGGGCTTGGGTGACCTCGCAGATACCACTGCTCCTACCGCTCGCACGGCTCCTGCCACCACCCTGGAACTCGACGGCGGGACCGCGGTCGTGAACACGGACGGCACGATCACGTTCGCACCCAAGGCCGGCTATTTCGGGGTGGTGACGATCCCGTACACCGTGATTGACGCGGTCGGACAAACCGCCGAGTCGAACCTCACGGTCACGGTCGTGAAGGCGCCGACGGCGCCTGACGTGAAGACCAGCACCGAACAGAACACTGCGGTGACGGTAAAGCCGATGGACAAAGTCACGGGTGAGAAGGTCACCCTCATCTCCGTCAGCGACCCGAAAGACGGCGCGGTGAAGGTGAATGATGACGGCACGCTCACGTTCACCCCGAACGACGGCTATGCGGGAACGACCTCGTTCACGTACACGGTCGCGGATGATCTAGGGCAGACCGCGACGGGCACCATCACGGTAGTTGTCATGAAGAAGGCTGTCCCGTTCGTCTCCCCAACCGAACAGCCCAAACCGGTAGTGACTGTGGGCGGGCTCGCGCTCACCGGCGGTGACATCGCCGGGGTAGGTATCGCGGCCGCGATCCTGCTCGCCCTCGGCGGCACTGCCCTCGTGCTGGCACGCCGCCGCCGGCGGGGAGACCGCCCGGCCGGGTAA